The genomic stretch TATAAAAAAAATTGTAGATACACACGGCTGTGTGTATCTACAATTTCCTGAAAATATCATATATAACAATACCTGCACATACCGAAATATTTAAAGAATGTTTGGTTCCATATTGAGGAATTTCTATATATGCATCACTAATATCAACAATTTTTTGCTCAATTCCTTTAACTTCATTACCAAAAATAATTGCATATTTTTTATTTTTATCAATAAGCATATCAACAAGTGAAATACTTGACTCTACTTGTTCAACAGAAATAATATAATAACCATCATTAATTAATTTTTCAACAGCTTCTTTCGTATTTGTAAAATATTTCCAGCTTACCGATTCGGTAGCT from Bacteroidales bacterium encodes the following:
- a CDS encoding RNA methyltransferase, with protein sequence MRKIPNNELDRKTIEEFKSVKKIPLIIILDNVRSLNNIGSVFRTADAFLVEAIYLCGITAIPPHKDIHKTALGATESVSWKYFTNTKEAVEKLINDGYYIISVEQVESSISLVDMLIDKNKKYAIIFGNEVKGIEQKIVDISDAYIEIPQYGTKHSLNISVCAGIVIYDIFRKL